In Rosa chinensis cultivar Old Blush chromosome 1, RchiOBHm-V2, whole genome shotgun sequence, a genomic segment contains:
- the LOC112190816 gene encoding cell division control protein 2 homolog: MDKYEKVEKIGEGTYGVVYKARDRLTNETIALKKIRLEQEDEGVPSTAIREISLLKEMQHANIVRLQDVVHSEKRLYLVFEYLDLDLKKYMDSSPEFAKDPRQIKMFLYQILRGIAYCHSHRVLHRDLKPQNLLIDRRTNALKLADFGLARAFGIPVRTYTHEVVTLWYRAPEILLGSGHYSTPVDVWSVGCIFAEMLNQRPLFPGDSEIDELFKIFRILGTPNEDTWPGVNSLPDFKSSFPKWLSKDLATLVPNLESAGVDILSKMLCLDPSKRITARGALEHEYFKDIPFVP, translated from the exons ATGGACAAG TACGAGAAAGTAGAGAAGATTGGGGAAGGAACTTATGGCGTGGTTTACAAGGCTCGTGATCGTCTCACCAATGAAACCATAGCTTTGAAGAAGATTCGGTTGGAGCAGGAAGATGAGGGCGTCCCAAGCACTGCCATCAGGGAAATTTCTCTCTTGAAAGAAATGCAGCATGCCAACATTGTCAG GTTACAGGATGTTGTGCATAGTGAGAAGCGCTTGTATCTGGTGTTTGAGTACCTGGACTTGGATTTGAAGAAGTATATGGATTCTTCTCCTGAATTTGCAAAGGATCCTCGCCAGATAAAA ATGTTCCTTTATCAGATTCTCAGAGGCATTGCTTATTGTCATTCACATAGAGTTCTTCATCGAGATCTGAAGCCCCAGAATCTACTGATAGATCGTCGCACCAATGCACTAAAGCTTGCAGATTTTGGACTGGCCCGAGCGTTTGGTATTCCTGTTAGGACATATACTCATGAG GTGGTGACCCTCTGGTACAGAGCCCCAGAAATTTTGCTCGGATCTGGCCATTATTCGACTCCAGTTGATGTGTGGTCAGTGGGTTGTATATTTGCTGAGATGTTAAACCAACGACCTTTATTTCCAGGCGATTCTGAGATTGATGAATTGTTCAAGATATTTAG AATCTTGGGTACTCCAAATGAAGATACATGGCCTGGAGTGAATTCTTTGCCTGATTTTAAATCTTCCTTTCCTAAGTGGCTTTCTAAG GACTTGGCAACTTTAGTTCCAAATCTTGAATCAGCTGGTGTTGACATTCTTTCA aaaatgcTCTGCTTGGATCCGAGCAAAAGGATTACGGCAAGGGGTGCTCTTGAGCATGAATACTTCAAAGATATTCCATTTGTTCCCTGA